CTGAAGAAGAATCTGTTAGTGCTTTAATTAAATATGTGTTTCCTGACCTAAATGCCTTCACTGATCATAACTTTTCTCTAGTGAACAGGGCTATACTAACAACAAGAAATGACTTCATCGACGAGCTGAATGAAATACTAACAGAGAGGTTTCCAGGAAATGCATATCAATATATCAGCAGAGACAAAGCACTTGAAATTAGTGAACAAACAATGTTCGAAGATTTCTTTAACAGCTTGACTCCTACTGGATTCCCGCCTTATAAATTAACTTTGAAACCAAACTCACCAATCATTCTGCTTAGAAATATAGATCCTCCAGGAGGTCTTTGCAATGGCACAAGACTTATATGTAAATCTTTAAAGCCTAATATTATACATGCCATCATTAGCACAGGCGAACATATAGGCAAAGAAGTCTTTCTGCATAGAATCTCTCTTTTCGAGTTGAGAATGACCCTGATTGCCCTATTTCTTTTGAGCGTCATCAGTTCCCTGTTAGATTATGCTTTGCAATGACTATAAATAAATCTCAAGGTCAAACATTAGATTTTGTTGGTATTTATTTACGTGAGCCTGTGTTCTCACATGGACAGATATATGTAGCAATCTCAAGAGCTAAAAACAATAAAGCTGTGAAAATACTCATAAGACCATCAGTTTTTGATACAAATACAGATGATTTGACAGAAAATGTTGTTTATACAGAAATCCTAGAATTAGCATTAGCATGATATCTTATATGAGTAGCTGCTTTTCCATACAGTCTGATCATCAATGCAGAAAATATAGTATTCATGATGCATGCAAGTCTTTCAGTTATTTCTTACACTGTGCAATATATATTCATATCACTTTCACAGATGGGAACAAACTTCactgcaattaataaaatacttCCTGGCATGAAAGACTGGACCTGTAAAGTTCAAGTCATTCAGAAGCAAAGGATTCAGGTGTCGAAAGCTGGCAACAGATATCAAAAGCTGCTCCTCATGGATGATCAGGTAATACCATATTCGAATACTTACAACGTGAAAACTTCAGTACTAATACATCTTTAATTCACCTCATTCAACTCTCAACGACAGGGAACAAAGCTTGAAGCTCTTATCTATAACTCAGACATTGAGTTCTTTAGAGCTTTATTGCAGTTATATAACAAATACCTCGTCTCAAATGCAAAAGTCAAGTTTGCCTCAGCAGACTACCGTTCAACTGAAAAGGAATGCAACTGGATCATCGACAATTCAACAGTTGTTCATCTTGTGAGCGATACCGATTCACCAATGATTACTCCAGTGCTTAACTTCACTGATTTCAAAAAGTTTCGTCAGTACATAGATATCCAATCTGAAATAGGTAAATCGTACTGCATTTCTACAATAGTGAAACATTTTACTGTTCACAGAGACTGACACGCAGAATTTcctttctttaaaaaaaaaatagatgtcCTGGCAGCTGCTATTCAAGTGCAACCAAGAAATAACAGAGGAACCACCCCTCTGAGAAACATAATTGTGATCGATCAAGGGTAATACTTTCAAAATGCATGCAAAATCGCATCATTATTGCAGAACTAATCATAAGTATGAATGCATGTAATAACCATAACCTCTATATAGCTGCATACCAACGATCCTAACTTTATGGGGAGCTTACGAGCTAAATGAAGGACAGGCTATTGCAGATATCATTGATTCACAGCCAATTATTGCAGCATTGAAAGTTAAGGTTTCCTCTTATCATAGTAAGAATCGACACTATCGATCACCTCACTTACTTGGAATTCAAAATTTACACAATAATATGTACCCTTTAATTACTGTCTTTCATTTGCAGCTGTGAACCTCAGCACAAAGCCAGGAAGTGCGATTCTCATTAATCCTCCAATTGAACAAGCAGCAACAATAAAGTCATGGTACTTGTTATAATTACTACTCCATTTTAAATTCTGCTATTATTATGCACCCATTAATAGTCATCATATTTGTTATACTTACTACTCCAGTTTTAATTCCAGGATTCAAGACAACCGTGCAAAAATTGAACAGATGTTGCTTGAAAAAGCTTATGAGAATCGTGCCGTCCTCTTGCCAATGCCACCTATTGAAGAGCTCACATCAATAAGAGACTTCTTGAACTTGCCCCTGGTACCACAATCACATTACCTATCTAATCTTCATCACAGTACTCAAATCTTTATCTTACTGCTCTAATTAGAAGTCTAAAAACATATATATCAAAATTGCAGCAAAAATCCTGTTGGTTACAAGGCACACCAACTCTGCTAGATAAAAGTCAAAAGCTCTGGTATAATGCATGTCCTGGATGCCATAAATCTCTTCGGATGTCTCCACAGCACTTAATTATTTGCACTTCATGCCAGAGACAGATTAGAGTCGAGCCAAGGTAATCAGTTCATTACATCAACAATTTTATTCAACTTTGAAACTTGAATCTCAGTAGAACAGGGACCACCACAGTCCCTTTGCCTTGTGTTATTACCCTCTATACATGCTCTGTTGTGGCTATAGCATTAGAGTTGCATGCTCTTTATAGTCAGTTTGTATCGATTTATACTGCTGTTCACATACATCTGCTTATTAATAATTTGCTTCTCTTATGAAACAGGTGTAGATTAACTGTTAACTTTGCTAACTGCTCTGGCTCAATGACATTGGATCTATATGGACAAGATGCCGAGCAACTACTGCCATTCACTATAGCAGAAATTCAAGACCAAGAGGAACAAGTAAGCAACACATCCACTAATTAATACGTTGAAATATATATTACTCTCATAACATACAAAACCAACCAACTAATAGCTTCTCAGTTTCAAATACATGTTTCTATAAAAAACATATTAATCTACTTCATTATTTCAGGGTTCCCTTGACTATAAAGCAATAGAGGAAAGCATTAACAGCTCCATGATTGTATGCTTCGTCAAAAAGACCGAAAAATCATTTGCATCATCCTCCACTGAAAAGTATACAGCCATTATAGCGCACAAACTGAACTTGGGAGAAATTGAAGCCAGAGGACTGCCACCAATATATACTGATGCAGAGAGTTCAACAGCAGCAATGCATGCTAAATCGACAACAGCACCAACTGAAAACACTACAAATTCATCTGGAGATCATGACAACAAACTTGAGGCAGAACGCCTCGCTACACTGAAAATAACAGAAAGCCCtaccaagaaacaaaagaccaCTGCTgaaaaagtgaaggaaaaagacGCCATGGCCTAACAGAATTAATAGCCACTAATTCCTTCACCATTTTTCCAGCCAGCACACTTttgcagattcaatggatcTAAACTCCGGCTCTTAAGCCATAGTTTTTGCAATGTATGTTTTGCAGATTCACTGATGTCCACTGAAGTTCTTAACTGCCAACTTTTGACATCCGCCAACAATAGATATAAAATACTTTTGCTATCATAACAATTGTCATCCTATTAACCAATAACAATGTCAAATGTTGTTACCTTCCCAAATTCACTCATCTCAGCTACACCTCTTCTAACAACATGAATTTCCTCATTCTTATTAAATGTTTCCTGATTCTTATTAAATGTAATCCAAAACTTTCCACCTCAATTTCTTAACAAAATCAACCTTTACATATATACACAGGCACCATCGTCCGCGCATCGCGCGGAAACCCCCCCAACTATGACTCCATTTGCTAGCAAATCTACTCTACGTAAACAGAAATGTACTGACGATGACCACGACGACGACAACATCACACATAtaacatacatatatatatatatatatatcttcgTGGCACATAAGGGAGTAGAACCCAAGAAATGTATGTGGTTCTGGTACATTCACAAGGGGGCAAAATTCATTGTGTGCGCTATCGAAATAAAGAAGAATCAAaccatatttttattttctttaaaaaaacaTATTTTCATTCTAGAAAACTGACCATATTTTAGTCAAGCTAGAGTTTGACTCCATCCATCTAAAAAAAGATGATATTGagtaaaaaaaaaggttgaGTTGGCAAGAAATGTTTCAATCATTAGAATTATTGATTATCAAACccaaaatttcacttttcaaaataagacttttttttttaaggattttattatttttttttttatacgaTAAATTTTATCTTACATCTATTCCTACTTTATTTTAAtatcagaaattttttttgttgagagagagagagagagagcatcCGAACCTGAAATACTAGGCCCAATAGCAATTACCCAACATCTGGTTCAGAAGCCCAATCCCAAGAAACACCACCGGCAACGACGTCGCATTGAACAAATCAACACAGAAACGGCGAGGGGTAGCGTGAGAAATGGGCATCCCCAcgtacaaaaaataaaataaagtaaaaatggCATCCCAAATTCCCCACGCGCGGAGTGAAGATTGTGAAATTAGTGAGTGAGGTCAAGCAGTCAACAAACTTCCCCGTCATATCTGGGCTTCCGATACTAAAACGACATCGTCTGGACGAGTATGACGGACGGCTCCATGCGAGCTCTCGTAGGATCCATACACTCTTGTCCTACTCAGGCCGTTCTCTACATCGCCGGCGGCGCCTCGCAGGCGTTAGGGTTGTTGTTGTCGGTCCCCGGAGCATCAAATACGGTACTGGAAGCCGTAGTTCCGTATTCTGGAATGTCCATGATTCAATTGCTCGGCAAGGTCAATTTCATAATGATCCCACTTAATATCTACTTTTATCATCTCCATTTCTCAGAGTTTAGTTCTATAAGTATTTGGTAGtatttgattacttgttgtGAATGGACAGGTTCCAGCTCAATTCGCTAGTGCCGAGACGGCGGAGGAAATGGCACTCTTGGCTTATAATAGAGCTTTAAAGCTTTCTAAACCAGGTTCTATTTCCGAAAtgaatttgtatttttttcctttttttctacGTTCGGTATATTCAAATTTCTAGAGTTTCTGTATAATATAATAAGCGACAAGATGCTGACACTGGTGGTCTGGAAAGTCCAGGAACATAGGAGGTTGTATCTGTCAATCGAGCTCAATTGCTCAAGCTCCATTGGTCATAATGGACCAACTAACTTCACTTTTGAACAGTCTTACCCTCAAATTTTACGTACGGAGTTCTAGTAATATATTCTGTTGTTGTCATTCTTGCCAATTTATGTTAATGATGCAGGCAGTTTTTTCCTTGTTGGACTTAAAGGCTTTAGTAGTTAGATGACTTTCCTGGATGCGTCTGCAGGTCTACCTGgggctattttttttttctttttcttgattcGTAGCGTTGTTCTTGAATTATCAATCATTTGTTATATTGGTGATGCATCttggtttcaatgattaaatagGTTCTCCTGTTCTGGGAGTCGGTTTTACTGGTTCTCTAGCTAGCACACGCCCCAAACTAGGAGATCATAGGTATCTTACAGGATGCAGTTTCTTTTTTGTTAGAAGAATGAACTTTTTTGTCTTGCATAGGTTAGAAACCTGAACTCCGGCCTTGCCTCATTTGTAGGTTTCACTTGTCAACTAGAACATCTGACCAGCTTTGGGTATCAACGGTTACTCTGTCAAAGGTACTGCAAGATTAACTTTACTTTTCCTTCTGGGAGGTAACTTCCTCAAAACATTCAACTGGGCTAATGAATAATTTAGGGTTTGCGCACTCGTGAGCAAGAAGAAACAGTCTCAAGCCAGTTCTTACTCAAGGTGAGTGAAAGTTTTTTAAGTTGAAAGTTGCACATTTAATTCTTTCGTGATTTTTCAGGAGTAATGTGCTGAGTAAGGTCTGAAAGAGGTGTTGGTGCTGATCGTCTGATATTTTAGAAATGTGATTTGAGTAGTATCTAAGTTGTTAGCACCAATAAAAGTGCTGCTTTTTAAAAAGTTGAAGATGCTTGACTACAGAAAATTTGGTATAATAATGTCTTATCAGATGCCATTTACTAGTACGGGCCATATCTGATGGGACGACTTGACTGTGGGTGTGAAAGTATTTTCTAAAGCTGCTTTTGGTTCTTTATTAGAATTGGAATTGCATCATATGCAAAGTAAACTTCTATAGAGACAGTTTTTTATTCTGTTGGACAACCAAACATAGCCTAGGATTACATTTCACCGTTTACCTATAGGTGCTTAGTGATTTCATCTTATTGCTTCAAAGAAGTGAGTGTAAAAAGTCATGTTAAGAGAACTTTGAtacaaatcaaaattttcttctgCACAAGTCTCAGTGGATGTGCTTGatagatatatatattatgACCTAAAAGCAGTTTTATCCATGGCATGGCCTCAGGTGCTGCTGGCGTACATTCAGTAGAATTGCCTAGAAATGGAATTTTCATATCCACACTTTGTTAAAATTTTTGGTCCAGTTTTTCCAAGAACTTTACACTCCATAATTATCCTGACTGATTGGTTCATTAATTCtcatttggtcaaaattgagtcTCTGTCTCTTTATgtaattgaaaaattttatgaTGTACTTATAGGGAATTGCCAAGGCTTGCAAGGTTGAGGCAACCTATGTTTCTGAGCTAAATGAATCTGAAGTTCCTGATGaatatgaaagcaaatttgatgaaGATCAAGAATTAGAGCAAGTTATAAATGGACAGATTTGCTTTAAGGTCTATCCCTTTTCAAGTGGTATGATTTGAACTGTTAGAAATAGTCTTAGCAATGTGGATTGTCCACCACAATTTCCCCATTGCACTTGGGTTATAAAAGCCTCATCTATTTGAAACATTTACTAACAGTTGAAGTTGCATTTTGGTGGCTGGTGAAATTGGGTGGAGAATCTACATTGTATCTTAAAATTGTATAATTTCCACTATGTGATCTACTTTCTAGACCCCTGTTGTGAAGTAAAACATTTTGCAGATATTGCTAATACGAAACGGAAGATTATTCTATCTGGTTCCTTTAATCCTTTACATGAAGGTCACCTAAAGCTCTTGGATGTTGCTATTAGGTAAATATGTCTATTCTTGCAACTTTCCAGTTCCAATATTGTGACTCATGGTAATATGATTACATGATAGAAGATCTTTTTCAGAAGGCAAGTCCAGTCATAAAACGAACAGCATTAGATGGAGGTTCAATGTCACGTGAAACAGCATGAAGTGCTTCCAGTTTTTGTCAGTTCATTTAGACAtaaatgagatgatattgtcTTAGGATAGTTCCGTGCGCTACCGTATCACTATTAGGTTTATGTCCTATTGTTTCTGATGTTTACGTAGTTTATTTTATATATGCAGCATATGTGGGGATGGATACCCGTGCTTTGAATTGTCCGCCATAAATGCTGATAAACCTCCTTTGACAGTATCTCAAATCAAAGAACGTGTCAAACAGTTTGAAAGAGTTGGTAAGTCTGGATCGTTTAGTTTCTATACTTAAGTTCAGAATCAATGCTGTGTGTGCATTTGAAACCATCTGACAAATTTTCCTTCTAAAATGAATCACCTTCTGAAGGTTAAACTTTTATTATGGAAATTGGTAGTTGATGTCAAAGCCTTTTGTGTCTCCCTATAATTGAACCTTGGAATAGTGGTTTCATTATGACTAAATTTGAAGCCTGTGTGCATGTGCATGCAGGAATATGGCAGTGGATAATAGCTTGATTACACCAGGCTTAGGCACAAGGAACATTAGCTTTGTCATGGAATTGGTTAGGGTTGAAAGTATCTTATATAGATTTGCTGAATTTGGTTCTCCCGTTACATGGATCCAAAGTTGTTCTGTTAGTATTTGTAGATTTGTCATTTGAATGCTTCTGAAATCCCCACCCAGGTTGGGGGGgtgcaaaaaggaaattttcttttccaagtgTTTTGGAATTTGTCAGAATACTTTCTTTGTAGGGATCACTGGGCTACACCGTTGCCATATTTTTACATTACTTATTAAATGGATGCTAATTGCTTTCATATGTGCATTCAGGAAAAACAGTCATAGTATCTAATCAGCCATATTTTTACAAGAAAGCAGAGCTCTTTCCTGGCAGTGCTTTTGTCATTGGTGCAGATACAGCAGTGAGATTAATCGATGTAAGGACCTTTAATATATAGCAGGAGTCTGTGAAATTTACTATGTAGCCTTGTCCTTTCCGTTACTGGCTTCTTTACTGTATTTTGGGTGTTCAATAGTTTATGTAGTtcaatacctttttttttttttcaagcaaCTATTTAGGTTGTATGTCATCATTGCAGCTTTAGTTGTTATTTTGGTTCCAATTGTGTATCTGAGTCTTATCCTTACCAGTATATCTAGTTTTTATCTACCGGTTGATTTAACTTCCTCAATTTGGTTTTCTACTTTTATCTTTTGATTTACCTTCCTCAATTTAGTTTTTATGTTGGTTCCAAGTGTGTACCTGATTCTTGTGCTTACCAGTATATCTAGTTGTTATCCTCAATTTGGTTTTCTACTTATGTTTATCATTTTTCTGGTTACAATCataagctctctctctctctctctctcttcttggTAATAGGATAGATATATTTTTTCTTATCTTGTGGTGCGGAATATGTTTTAATAAGTGGCAAACTTTCTGGagtagctctctctctctctctctctcacacgcGCGCACACAAAAAAGAATGGTGATCTTGTTATGCTAATAAATTCTGGTGTCTGGATTTTAATTTTGCATGCAGTAATGTTTTTCTGTGAAAGTTTGCATTTTCTTTTGCCTTAATGTTTGGAAGTTGCTGATTTTCAGCCGAAATACTATGGGAACGATTATGCAAAGATGTTGGAGATACTCATCGGGTGCAAAAACACTGGATGTGTTTTCCTTGTTGCTGGCCGAAACGTAGATGGTGTTTTCAAGGTTTGATTACATTTCAAAAAACTTTTCCATACCCTCGAGTTATTGTGATGACTCGTCTTACAAACTTGTACCCTTTCGCGGTCTCTCTTAGGTACTCGAGGATTTTGACGTACCAGAGGAGCTGAAAGGCCTGTTCATTTCCATACCAGCAGATACATTCCGCATGGACATTTCATCAACTGAAATTAGGAGAAGTCGAGGAATGTGAGAATTCTTGTCGCGTAAATTTTTACCCAGAGCTATATCTTGGCTTGTGCCTGTTTAAAATATTTATTGTATCTAGAAATGATGAAGGACTACACAGTCTCATTGTACCCCAAATTGTTCAAATAAGCTGGATAGTGTGTGAAGAAAGAGTAGGAAAGTAATAGAATTAACACCTAAAGAAATTTACAGCTGAGAAGAATCCTTGTAAACTCAAGTCTTACGTTCTGTACTTGTATGCAAGATCCATGGTGGTGTTTGGGAAATGTCTCTTGGCCTGTTGAGTTCTTATTCCAGGTCAAAGTTCAAACATGGGAACTGCCTATGATATGCCTTATGCCTGTTTAGTAGGACCCAATTCGCTGATGTACAATCAGAACGCCATTAAAATAGAGCtttcaaatactaaaatagAGGCCAACAGCCAAGAGGCTGTTGAAAAATCCTTGCCTCCTACCAAACTTGCCACTTAACTGTGGCTGCACCTCCGGGTGAATTGTTGTCTATCTTTTGACATCTATTGATAGTAGGCTGTTATTACAACTCCTGAACTGCAAAACCGAACAATTTGTACCCCTAAcaaacaaaaaagagaaaaaaaaaaaaaggaggaatcGATTACTACTTTAGTTTAGTTTCCTACCCTTTGTTTTTTGTCATCTCTAGTTTGGTTTTTCTCCGATTCACAACTGAAAAGAATCAGCAGATCAGGTAGGTGATAAGAAGTCAGAGAGCAGCACGGTGATCAACCACCACATGCAGCGCTGCAACCTGCACCACATGCAGCCCCGCGGGCATCAGTTTGGGTAGCAGAAGAAGCCTTGTCTCTGGTTGCACCACCTCCACAGGAGAGGATAACGGCTAAGATGAAAGACGAACTGAGGAACGCCACCCACAAAACCCAAACTACACTTCCTAAGCCCCCAAAGTTTTGTCCATCCCAgattcctcctcctcctcctcctcctcctcctgccTTGAGTCCTCTGACCATCTCTTGGTACACACTTAAGCTCTGTCTTCGTTGGAATCAGCACTTCCACAAGTCTTTCAGACTACTCATCTTATCTACTGCAAAATTTGACTTTTATAGACACAGGCTCCTTATCACGCCATACATAGAAACTGGAAAAACGAGGATAGGGACAGAAAAAGGACAAAACCTCAGCAGAATCTAAAGTTTTCACACGCATTTTTTGACAATGCTTACGAAAATGTGAATCCCTATCACAGAACTAGATAATCCGAATGAAATTGGTCAGAGTTTGACCTTCTTGCTTTTCTAAAGCATTCATAAGCACAAGACGACTTTCCCAGTCTACTGACTGCGATTCTTCATAATAATTTCTCTTGaacaaaatatatttataataatatctGACTTCAAAGTCGAAACTTCGGAATCAGTGGACCGCATTTGGAATTTGAGTTTGTCAGTGCATTCCGAGTCACCTtcaagtttgtttggataagagtttatttagatgatttatttgagataattactgtagcattttttacgatatgatgtatgtgagataaaaaagtgattgaaatttgtaaattaaattattttacttCAAATCTTGTTTGTCCAAACGTCTTTGTGTTAATTATAGACCGATAAAAAGCCATATAAATAGCCAGATGAGAATTCATGATAAAATTTGGATTCTGGGAAAAACAATAATCTATGTTTGAATTTGGATTAAAGTTATGACTCTG
This portion of the Coffea eugenioides isolate CCC68of chromosome 11, Ceug_1.0, whole genome shotgun sequence genome encodes:
- the LOC113754326 gene encoding uncharacterized protein LOC113754326; its protein translation is MTDGSMRALVGSIHSCPTQAVLYIAGGASQALGLLLSVPGASNTVLEAVVPYSGMSMIQLLGKVPAQFASAETAEEMALLAYNRALKLSKPGSPVLGVGFTGSLASTRPKLGDHRFHLSTRTSDQLWVSTVTLSKGLRTREQEETVSSQFLLKGIAKACKVEATYVSELNESEVPDEYESKFDEDQELEQVINGQICFKVYPFSSDIANTKRKIILSGSFNPLHEGHLKLLDVAISICGDGYPCFELSAINADKPPLTVSQIKERVKQFERVGKTVIVSNQPYFYKKAELFPGSAFVIGADTAVRLIDPKYYGNDYAKMLEILIGCKNTGCVFLVAGRNVDGVFKVLEDFDVPEELKGLFISIPADTFRMDISSTEIRRSRGM
- the LOC113752570 gene encoding uncharacterized protein LOC113752570, whose product is MTHKTAIEGVDKMLKDIMSSTELFGSKVIVLGGDFRQVLPVVTKGSKADFIQASIVNSYIRPQFTQNMRAISDPDFTVICYALVMELNLTLIRRTSEFHDLYFYHTRLKKNLAILTTRNDFIDELNEILTERFPGNAYQYISRDKALEISEQTMFEDFFNSLTPTGFPPYKLTLKPNSPIILLRNIDPPGGLCNGTRLICKSLKPNIIHAIISTGEHIGKEVFLHRISLFELRMTLIALFLLSVISSLLDYALQ
- the LOC113752571 gene encoding uncharacterized protein LOC113752571 encodes the protein MGTNFTAINKILPGMKDWTCKVQVIQKQRIQVSKAGNRYQKLLLMDDQGTKLEALIYNSDIEFFRALLQLYNKYLVSNAKVKFASADYRSTEKECNWIIDNSTVVHLVSDTDSPMITPVLNFTDFKKFRQYIDIQSEIDVLAAAIQVQPRNNRGTTPLRNIIVIDQGCIPTILTLWGAYELNEGQAIADIIDSQPIIAALKVKVSSYHTVNLSTKPGSAILINPPIEQAATIKSWIQDNRAKIEQMLLEKAYENRAVLLPMPPIEELTSIRDFLNLPLQKSCWLQGTPTLLDKSQKLWCRLTVNFANCSGSMTLDLYGQDAEQLLPFTIAEIQDQEEQGSLDYKAIEESINSSMIVCFVKKTEKSFASSSTEKYTAIIAHKLNLGEIEARGLPPIYTDAESSTAAMHAKSTTAPTENTTNSSGDHDNKLEAERLATLKITESPTKKQKTTAEKVKEKDAMA